The Deinococcota bacterium genome segment CGGGGCCCTTGCTGGGGTGGAGGCGGCTCAGGAAAAGAAACACGTCTTGTTCTGCCGCCGCCTGCAACAGCTCGCGCACGGGAGCGCCCGGCCTCAAGGGGCCGTTGGGAAAAAAATCTCCCGCGACGCCGTTCGGCAAGACCTCCGTGCGCCCGTTCAAACCGAGCAGCTTGTAAAAGCCGGCTTCGTGCTCGGTCAGGGCGATGAGCAGGTCCGCCCGCCGCATCACCGGTTTTTCGACGGCTTGCAGGTAGAGGCGTTTTTTGAGAGCGCGGTACTGCAGCGCAACGGGGTTGAAGGCGCCGCGCTGGTGGTAGAAGTAGACCTTGCCCAGGCTTTTGGCGGCTTTTGAAAAGAGCCGGCTGGAAGGCAAAAAGGCGATCTGGGTGTGAAAGACGTCGAAGTCGGCGCCGCGCTGCAACAGCCAGCGGGTGAAGCTCGAGTCGAAGCGAAACGCCGCCGACTTGGCAAAATAAGGGATGCCCGTGCGCTGCAAGAGGGTGGGATAGGCCGCGAAATAGCGGACCTCGACGCCGTCACGGTCGTAGACCCGGCTCGGGTCCACGTCGAGCACCTCGGTCAGGTTGCGGTTGCTCGTCGCCACGAAGACGCTGTGCCCCCTGGCCACCAGGCCCTCGGCCAGCGCCGACACCGAGTGAATGGGTCCGCCTACGTTGTAGGCGGGCTTGTAGCCGTGGACGTTGAAGAGAAACTTCATCTCGCCGGCTTTTGCGCCTCTTGCGCCCTGGCGGCAAACCAGGCCAGGGCCTCGTCCAGGCCTTCGCGGACCGTGTGGCTGGGCGCATAGTCGAGCCTGCGCCGCGCCTTGGCGATGTCGGCCAGCGAGTGGCGCACGTCGCCGGGCCGAAAGGGCGCGTAGAGCGGCTCGCGCGACGCCAGACCGGCCAGCTCGGGCCTGAGCCTGGCCAGGCCGTCGCGGATGAGCCCGTAGAGCTCGCTCAGCGTGGTGCGCTCGCCGCAGGCGACGTTGTAGACCTGATGGCAGACCTGGTGGCAGACCTGGTGGCCGGCCTCGCCAGGCTCGGCGCCGGCGGCGAGCAGATTGGCCTGGACGACGTTGTCGATGTAGCTGAAGTCGCGGCTCGTTTCGCCGTCGCCGTTGATCACGCAGCGCTCGCCCGCGAGCAGTTGCCCGACCCACTTGGGGATGACGGCGGCGTAGGCGCCCGCCGGGTTCTGGCGGCGGCCAAAGACGTTGAAGTAGCGCAGGCCGGTGACCTCGAGCCCGTAGACCTTGGCGAAGACCTCGCTATAGAGTTCGCCGACGTACTTGCTGACGGCGTAGGGCGACATGGGCTTGCCAATCCTGTCCTCGAGCTTGGGCAAGGCCGGGTGGTCCCCGTAGGTCGAGCTCGAGCCGGCGTAGACGAAGCGCGTTACGCCCTCGTCCTTGGCGGCCACCAGCATGTTGAGAAAGCCGCCGACGTTGGCGCGGTTGGTGGCGATGGGGTCGGCGATCGAGCGCGGCACCGAACCCAGCGCGGCCTGGTGGAGCACGTAATCGGCGCCGCGAATCGCCTCCCGGCAATCGTCTACGCGCGCGATGTCACCCTCGAGAAGGGTGAACCCGGACCAGGCGCGCGCGCCGACCGCCGCCCTCACGTCGTCTAGGTTGTGAGGAAAGCCGGTCGCGAAGTTGTCGAGCCCGGTGACCCTCTGCCCCAAGCGCAAGAGCGCCTCGAGCAGGTTCGAGCCGATGAAGCCCGCCACGCCGGTGACCAGCCAGGTTTTGGGCGCGGCCCTCAGCTCCTTGCGAAGGTTTTCATAACGCTGTGACACTAGAGACTCCAATAGCGAACTCCCGGCAGTGTAGCAGGGTCAAAAACGGACTTGACGTCGATGATCACACCGCCGGGGCAGAGCGCCTCGAGCAGCCCGTCCCTGGGCATAGCCAGGTAGGCCTTGTGAGGAACGGCGAGGATCAGGGCGTCCGCGGGCGAGAGCGCCTCCCAGGCCGAGAGCTCGATACCGTACTCGTGCCTCGCCTCGCCGGCGTCGGCGAGCGGGTCGTGGATCAGCGGCTCGACGCCGAACTGCCGCAGCTCCGCCACGATGTCCGGCACCCGGCTGTTGCGCAGATCGGGCACGTCCTCCTTGAAGGTCAGACCCAGGATGCCGACCCTGGCCCCCTTGATCGGCACGTCCGCGTGAACGAGCAGCTTGATGAGCTTCTGGGCGATAAAGGCGCCCATGCCGTCGTTGATGCGCCGTCCGGCCAGGATGACCTGTGGGTGGTAGCCGACCTCCTCGGCCTTGCTCGTCAGGTAGTAGGGATCGATGCCGATGCAGTGCCCGCCGACCAGCCCTGGCCGGAACGGCAAAAAGTTCCACTTGGTTCCCGCCGCCTCGAGCACGTCGCGCGTGCGGATGCCGAGCCGGTCGAAGATGAGCGAGAGCTCGTTCATCAAGGCGATGTTCAAATCGCG includes the following:
- a CDS encoding nucleotide sugar dehydrogenase produces the protein MTQYTEHIAIIGLGYVGLPVALALAKRFPDTLGFDISKTKVAELEEHKDRTGEISSAALRASTIRFTADPAELSRASFFVVAVPTPIDANRKPELGPLIGASRTIGRVMKPGAVVVFESTVYPGVTEEICGPVLAEASGLKQGCGFKLGYSPERINPGDKEHTLERIVKVVAGEDEATLERVAAVYGAIIPAGIHRAPSIRVAEAAKVIENTQRDLNIALMNELSLIFDRLGIRTRDVLEAAGTKWNFLPFRPGLVGGHCIGIDPYYLTSKAEEVGYHPQVILAGRRINDGMGAFIAQKLIKLLVHADVPIKGARVGILGLTFKEDVPDLRNSRVPDIVAELRQFGVEPLIHDPLADAGEARHEYGIELSAWEALSPADALILAVPHKAYLAMPRDGLLEALCPGGVIIDVKSVFDPATLPGVRYWSL
- a CDS encoding glycosyltransferase, which gives rise to MKFLFNVHGYKPAYNVGGPIHSVSALAEGLVARGHSVFVATSNRNLTEVLDVDPSRVYDRDGVEVRYFAAYPTLLQRTGIPYFAKSAAFRFDSSFTRWLLQRGADFDVFHTQIAFLPSSRLFSKAAKSLGKVYFYHQRGAFNPVALQYRALKKRLYLQAVEKPVMRRADLLIALTEHEAGFYKLLGLNGRTEVLPNGVAGDFFPNGPLRPGAPVRELLQAAAEQDVFLFLSRLHPSKGPELFVEAFLRYAQDHPRAFGIVAGPDEFGLAERLKSKVAAAGLAQRLRFVGAVAGDDKMALFARADAFVLPTASEGFSIVLLEALMCGCAVVTTPGAHFGGLQP
- a CDS encoding SDR family oxidoreductase — encoded protein: MSQRYENLRKELRAAPKTWLVTGVAGFIGSNLLEALLRLGQRVTGLDNFATGFPHNLDDVRAAVGARAWSGFTLLEGDIARVDDCREAIRGADYVLHQAALGSVPRSIADPIATNRANVGGFLNMLVAAKDEGVTRFVYAGSSSTYGDHPALPKLEDRIGKPMSPYAVSKYVGELYSEVFAKVYGLEVTGLRYFNVFGRRQNPAGAYAAVIPKWVGQLLAGERCVINGDGETSRDFSYIDNVVQANLLAAGAEPGEAGHQVCHQVCHQVYNVACGERTTLSELYGLIRDGLARLRPELAGLASREPLYAPFRPGDVRHSLADIAKARRRLDYAPSHTVREGLDEALAWFAARAQEAQKPAR